In Marasmius oreades isolate 03SP1 chromosome 3, whole genome shotgun sequence, a single window of DNA contains:
- a CDS encoding uncharacterized protein (BUSCO:EOG092631ML), translated as MGRDEFSCLVIQELFGAQDVWQELHIATSPDEKINRGTAFAPSPLRILGENLNLPVHLIPRAKPDFKIWEPPRPFLDSVNEIPSPDRLLVTASFGRIVPSRILNLFHPDRRLNVHPSLLPHYRGPAPIQHAILNDEHETGVCVIDMLKKSQGIDAGPIWATSRMNVPQGAMFSSMRDELAVEGGKLLVSVLRAMITDKASRTVQTDIVQAKTAPLIKFAAGLIDFRTMTAESIVRRYRAISHQRPLTLNLPGAKTLQIHSPSIIGSPPRFVPDVPGRACLSKPTNSLLIRCAANTVLSVPFVKQEGKALVDARAWWNGAESLGMVTDRQVDFTLQS; from the exons ATGGGACGAGACGAGTTTTCGTGTCTTGTAATACAGGAGCTATTTGGCGCTCAAG ATGTTTGGCAGGAACTACATATAGCTACCAGTCCAGATGAAAAAATCAACCGTGGCACTGCTTTCGCACCTT CACCTCTCAGGATTCTTGGAGAAAATCTTAACCTCCCAGTACATCTCATTCCCCGGGCAAAACCGGATTTCAAAATCTGGGAG CCTCCTCGACCTTTCCTCGATTCAGTGAATGAAATACCCTCACCCGACCGCCTGCTTGTCACAGCATCCTTCGGACGCATCGTTCCATCCAGGATCCTTAACTTGTTTCATCCAGACAGGAGATTGAACGTCCACCCATCTCTTTTGCCCCACTATCGAGGTCCCGCACCCATACAACATGCCATTTTGAACGATGAACACGAAACGGGCGTGTGCGTGATAGACATGCTCAAGAAATCTCAAGGCATTGATGCGGGACCAATTTGGGCCACTAGTCGGATG AATGTTCCGCAGGGCGCGATGTTCTCCTCCATGCGTGACGAACTTGCGGTCGAAGGGGGAAAGTTGCTGGTTTCGGTATTGCGGGCTATGATAACAGACAAG GCCTCTCGAACGGTTCAAACCGACATTGTACAAGCGAAAACTGCGCCACTCATAAAATTTGCAGCAGGTTTGATTGACTTTCGTACCATGACTGCGGAATCCATCGTCCGCCGGTACAGAGCAATATCTCATCAG CGGCCTCTCACGTTAAACTTGCCTGGAGCGAAGACGCTCCAAATACACTCCCCTTCAATCATCGGCTCTCCACCTCGCTTTGTGCCTGACGTTCCCGGTCGAGCGTGCTTATCCAAACCCACTAATTCACTTCTGATACGGTGCGCAGCAAATACAGTGCTGTCCGTTCCGTTTGTTAAACAAGAAGGAAAAGCCCTGGTCGATGCCAGGGCTTGGTGGAATGGTGCTGAGAGTCTTGGGATGGTAACAGACAGACAAGTTGATTTTACACTGCAGTCATGA
- a CDS encoding uncharacterized protein (BUSCO:EOG09260LRX) — MPGRVVDRSSILQKMASEIRKIFDQAQGNVHTHQKNIIALHKIHAQAVSLTEPHVNSRGEAGTRVFGEKAFKNEILFMLCKVMGVKKGAAPADRIVKFVGGYIQYMNAKAANSLSEDDEEEDEVALMNMDTAASRFTESIVKYLIDNGFLAKDKTVRYRAAQICAEIVSGLGEIDQDLYDELQGALQQRITDKETSVRVQAGIALCKFARTEDPEDGKLLEMMIESLAHDDAAEVRRAILMNIPITKVSLCAVLDRTKDTDTSIRKLVYSHVLTRDIGETHPERFSISQRELICRNGLGDRDEGVKAAAADLLALWLDVSSDAKSEEGTDEVDRLAELLKKFDLGEAKVANDVLLNLFRERAEIFQGIKIDASFWDSLTPERMFLVQVFVQYCKSSKDIKDHNRLDDALPEVTALAFRIQDAYHRLFTLIRDEEVGYIDRAPDNEGREDERDACEVILEEMLKLAVNLDYQDEMGRRKMHTLIAGLLKEEGLPDKHVARCLDVLATISSSEGDLIRRVVEIIQDIQDPPTEDEEVPITESDPDANSDQPPSTRTRSREDMTPAEQERHDAMTLTCLTLLQGCLERVEKALEHNPSLDGLIMSLVIPCVSRQELAFREKGIICLGLICCISKRMAKKSIPLFRDNFKTSSEEVKIVMLQGLFDLLMVYKREIILDGDPHGAEKYARFFSDMLDREESPRIQALICTGLAKLMLSGILVDDMILKDLVLSYFSPYTANNHPLRQCLDYFMRCFCYSSQDSQALMQSIVVQTLANLCEVECHDKDEDEEMVSSVKIGEILLVWTNPEYIYGGKGDPCIQFEMALQFARVLSDSKFVFKSASDSGEIELFSRKRTEDEKQILLQLLHKALFQLLPKLHLPDAVDDDKVKELKVKMDIIHARRPPRETSAKNALNKFVNTLAKKYEEQLKDFDEEDWLNMTKNQLILDEVNAIFPDDDEDPPAEKKGRKRRSMSVVSTATDGEEVSNRTGKGQARPKKRRVSTSDDEESYDGNTERGGSTPPASSAPTRTMPKRAATRRPVLEPTLSRLEFEEEEEEEEAATPRLSNRTSGTSQRNSSATTTVNDSLFDDDEEEEDEVSILLAEG; from the exons ATGCCAGGCCGCGTTGTTGACCGTTCCTCAATTCTACAGAAAATGGCCTCCGAAATCCGCAAAATCTTTGATCAAGCCCAAGGAAATGTCCACACTCATCAAAAGAACATTATCGCTCTTCACAAAATCCATGCTCAGGCTGTTTCATTAACGGAACCTCATGTAAACAGCAGAGGCGAGGCAGGGACAAGGGTATTTGGAGAAAAGGCGTTCAAGAATGAGATTCTTTTTATGTTGTGTAAGGTTATGGGAGTGAAGAAGGGCGCCGCACCCGCCGATAGGATTGTGAAGTTTGTGGGTGGTTACATACAATACATGAACGCCAAAG CTGCCAACTCTCTGTctgaagacgacgaagaagaagacgaagtgGCCTTGATGAACATGGACACCGCCGCGTCTCGATTTACAGAGAGCATCGTCAAGTACCTGATAGACAACGGTTTTCTTGCCAAGGATAAGACAGTCCGATATCGCGCAGCTCAAATATGTGCTGAAATCGTATCTGGTTTGGGTGAAATTGA TCAAGACCTATATGATGAACTGCAAGGAGCGCTCCAACAGCGAATCACCGACAAAGAGACTAGTGTTCGGGTGCAGGCAGGAATAGCACTGTGCAAGTTTGCTCGCACGGAAGATCCTGAAGATGGGAAACTTCTGGAAATGATGATTGAAAGCTTGGCTCACGACGACGCAGC GGAAGTGCGGCGGGCGATCTTAATGAACATCCCTATCACGAAGGTCTCTTTGTGCGCCGTTCTCGATCGTACCAAAGACACAGACACCTCCATTCGCAAATTGGTCTACTCTCATGTCCTCACGAGGGATATCGGCGAAACACACCCGGAGAGATTCAGCATCTCCCAGAGGGAACTGATATGCCGCAACGGACTTGGCGATAGAGACGAAGGCGTGAAGGCTGCAGCTGCCGACCTTCTCGCACTGTGGTTGGATGTATCAAGTGACGCCAAAAGTGAAgaaggaactgatgaagtcGATCGACTTGCAGAGCTGCTGAAAAAGTTCGATCTGGGGGAGGCGAAAGTGGCAAATGACGTTCTTTTGAACCTCTTTCGCGAAAGAGCGGAAATTTTTCAGGGCATCAAGATTGACG CGTCATTTTGGGACTCGTTGACGCCCGAGAGAATGTTTTTGGTTCAAGTCTTCGTTCAGTATTGCAAGAGCAGCAAGGATATCAAAGACCACAACCGCTTGGACGATGCCCTTCCTGAAGTCACTGCGCTCGCTTTCAGGATCCAGGACGCTTATCATCGCTTGTTCACACTTATACGTGACGAAGAAGTTGGGTATATTGATCGTGCACCGGATAATGAGGGGCGTGAAGATGAAAGAGATGCTTGCGAGGTGATACTTGAGGAAATGCTCAAACTCGCAGTCAATTTAGACTATCAGGACGAGATGGGACGCAGGAAAATGCATACTCTCATTG CGGGTCTTCTCAAAGAAGAGGGCCTCCCCGACAAGCATGTTGCGCGATGCCTGGATGTATTGGCTACAATATCGTCATCGGAGGGCGATCTTATCCGTCGGGTCGTGGAGATCATTCAAGACATACAAGATCCGCCcacagaagacgaagaagtgcCGATT ACAGAATCGGATCCCGATGCGAACTCTGAtcaaccaccatcaaccCGAACGAGATCGCGCGAGGACATGACACCCGCAGAGCAAGAACGCCACGATGCTATGACGTTGACATGCTTGACTCTTCTTCAAGGATGTTTAGAACGTGTCGAAAAG GCCCTGGAACACAATCCCTCTCTGGATGGGCTCATCATGAGTTTGGTTATCCCTTGCGTTAGTCGCCAAGAACTTGCCTTTAGGGAGAAGGGAATAATTTGTCTCGGATTGATATGTTGTATTTCCAAG CGAATGGCCAAAAAGTCGATACCACTATTTCGCGACAATTTCAAGACGTCGTCAGAAGAAGTCAAGATTGTTATGTTACAAGGCCTTTTTGATTTGTTGATGGTCTACAAGCGCGAAATAATTTTGGATGGAGATCCACATGGT GCTGAAAAGTATGCCAGGTTCTTTAGTGATATGCTTGACCGGGAAGAGTCCCCAAGAATACAAGCGTTGATTTGCACGGGTTTAGCAAAACTTATGCTCAGCGGAATTCTGGTCGACGACATG ATTCTCAAAGACTTGGTTCTTTCATATTTCTCCCCATATACAGCAAATAACCATCCTCTTCGGCAATGTTTGGATTACTTTATGCGCTGTTTCTGTTATTCAAGTCAAGACAGCCAGGCGTTAATGCAATCA ATTGTCGTCCAAACTCTTGCGAATCTCTGCGAAGTCGAATGCCACGacaaagatgaagatgaagaaatggtCTCCTCGGTCAAGATCGGCGAGATACTCCTTGTATGGACCAATCCTGAGTACATATA CGGGGGCAAGGGTGACCCGTGTATTCAGTTCGAGATGGCACTTCAGTTTGCCAGAGTATTGTCAGATTCGAAGTTCGTGTTCAAGTCAGCGTCAGATTCAGGGGAGATCGAACTCTTCTCCAGGAAAC GTACTGAGGACGAAAAACAAATTTTGTTGCAACTGCTTCATAAAGCACTGTTCCAGCtccttccaaaacttcacCTCCCCGATGCTGTTGATGACGACAAGGTAAAGGAGCTGAAAGTCAAGATGGATATTATACATGCT CGTCGACCACCCCGTGAAACGTCAGCCAAGAACGCGTTGAACAAGTTTGTAAATACTCTAGCCAAGAAATATGAAGAACagctcaaggatttcgaTGAGGAGGATTGGCTGAATATGACAAAAAACCAATTGATTCTCGACGAGGTGAACGCCATCTTCccggatgacgacgaggatccGCCTGCCGAgaaaaaaggaaggaagag ACGATCCATGAGTGTTGTATCCACCGCGACGGATGGAGAAGAGGTTTCAAACAGGACGGGCAAGGGCCAAGCCAGACCAAA GAAACGTCGGGTGTCAACCTCGGACGATGAGGAAAGCTACGATGGTAACACTGAACGGGGTGGTAGCACCCCACCCGCATCCAGTGCACCTACGAGAACGATGCCCAAACGAGC TGCGACCAGAAGACCGGTCCTTGAACCCACCCTCAGTCGTTTAGAgtttgaggaggaggaagaggaagaggaagcagcGACACCTAGACTTAGTAACCGGACAAG TGGTACCAGCCAGCGGAATTCATCTGCCACGACTACAGTGAATGATTCTCTctttgatgacgacgaggaagaagaggatgaagttaGTATCTTGCTTGCTGAAGGTTAG
- the VMA8 gene encoding H(+)-transporting V1 sector ATPase subunit D (BUSCO:EOG09264IMV): MAGTGPRENVFATRMALTNTKLRLKGAQTGHSLLAKKRDALTTRFRAILKKVDEAKRKMGRVMQLASLSMAEVTYATGDISYLVQEQAKSASFKVRSKQENVSGVVLPVFEVDRVAGSDFNLTGLGRGGQQVLKAKEVYAKAIETLVELASLQTAFTILDEVIRATNRRVNAIEHIVIPRLENTIKYIMSELDEMDREEFFRLKKVQGKKKRDATRVEAQEMEAEKELDPMPAAPDEAEDETEGGGDLLSSKDNDIIF, from the exons ATGGCAGGTACAGGTCCGAGGGAGAATGTCTTTGCAACGCGAATGGCCCTTACGAACACCAAACTCCGTTTAAAGGGAGCTCAAACTGGACACTCGCTGCTAGCAAAGAAAAGGGATGCACTCACGACGAGGTTTAGGGCGATTCTCAAGAAAGTTGACGAG GCGAAACGGAAGATGGGACGAGTCATGCAATTAGCTTCACTTTCGATGGCAGAGGTTACTTATGCGACAGGGGACATATCATACCTCGTCCAGGAGCAAGCTAAATCAGCATCGTTCAAAGTCAGATCCAAGCAGGAGAATGTATCTGGCGTTGTATTACCGGTGTTTGAGGTTGATCGTGTCGCCGGTTCTG ATTTCAATCTCACCGGGTTGGGTCGCGGTGGACAACAAGTACTGAAGGCTAAAGAAGTTTACGCAAAGGCGATTGAGACTCTCGTAGAATTGGCATCTCTTCAGACAGCTTTCACGATCCTCGATGAGGTGATTCGTGCGACAAACCGGCGGGTCAATGCAATCGAGCACATCGTCATTCCTCGTCTTGAGAACACGATCAAATACATCATGAGTGAGCTGGACGAGATGGATCGTGAGGAATTTTTCAG ACTCAAGAAGGTGCAaggaaaaaagaagagaGATGCAACACGAGTTGAAGCTCAAGAGATGGAagcagaaaaagaattagaccCCATGCCAGCAGCCCCCGACGAGGCAGAAGACGAGACAGAAGGGGGAGGAGACTTGCTCAGTAGCAAAGACAACGACATTATTTTCTGA
- a CDS encoding uncharacterized protein (MEROPS:MER0017177) translates to MLKADNPGSTTSTIRTRIIRLNDLQYHILEAAPAPSATQPQKLPLVILLHGFPELSYSWRKVLAPLSEAGFLVVAPDQRGYGRTHIVGTEFQDPGTKPVDQRIRYEDDLAPFRMINLVKDIVSLVYALEYDCTAAVVGHDFGSLVAGYCALLRPDMFRSVVMMSAPFPGAPLLPGTPGSNTSGGPPSLGDLATLLRQQLAALDPPRKHYTHYFSTPEANDDMMNPPEGLHFFLRNYFCSKSADWEGNQPHRLPSPSATHLATLPRYYVMLLDETMPQAVEGCLQKRNESNHGGDTNLAWLPDEELAVYTSEFARTGFQGGLNWYRCLTEAKWSLDLQVFSGKKIIVPTMFISGKQDWGTYQSPGVAERMQGHLCERMDKEDFILIDGAGHWVQQERSSQVVNQILRFLRKNGF, encoded by the exons ATGCTCAAAGCTGATAATCCTGGCTCGACAACTTCTACAATTCGTACCCGAATTATTCGCTTGAATGACCTCCAGTATCACATCCTAGAAGCAGCTCCTGCTCCATCGGCGACCCAACCGCAAAAGCTTCCCCTCGTCATCCTTCTTCATGGTTTCCCAGAGCTATCTTACTCATGGCGGAAGGTGCTCGCTCCACTCTCAGAAGCCGGATTTCTTGTTGTCGCCCCGGACCAGCGCGGATATGGACGCACTCACATCGTCGGCACTGAGTTTCAAGATCCAGGGACCAAGCCCGTCGACCAACGAATTCGTTACGAGGACGATCTAGCACCCTTCCGTATGATAAACCTGGTTAAAGACATAGTGTCCCTCGTATACGCTCTCGAATACGACTGCACAGCCGCAGTCGTCGGACACGATTTTGGATCGCTTGTGGCAGGATATTGTGCTCTTTTAAGGCCAGATATGTTTCGTTCTGTGGTCATGATGAGCGCACCATTTCCCGGTGCACCATTACTTCCCGGTACCCCGGGTTCTAACACATCCGGGGGACCGCCCTCTTTGGGTGATTTAGCGACACTGTTGCGTCAACAGCTAGCCGCCCTCGATCCCCCTCGAAAACACTACACACACTATTTCTCCACTCCCGAAGCTAACGACGACATGATGAATCCTCCGGAAGGACTACACTTCTTTCTTCGGAACTACTTCTGCTCGAAGAGCGCAGACTGGGAAGGTAACCAACCGCATCGCTTACCCTCACCATCTGCGACTCATCTAGCGACCCTGCCTCGATATTATGTCATGCTCTTGGATGAAACGATGCCCCAAGCAGTAGAAGGATGTCTTCAAAAGCGAAACGAAAGTAATCATGGCGGGGACACTAACTTAGCCTGGTTACCTGATGAGGAGCTGGCAGTTTACACCTCTGAGTTCGCGAGGACCGGTTTTCAGGGAGGACTCAATTGGTATCGTTGCTTAACGGAGGCAAAATGGTCGCTGGACCTGCAGGTGTTCTCAGGTAAAAAGATAATAGTACCTACCATGTTCATTTCGGGCAAACAAGATTGGGGAACTTATCAATCCCCCGGAGTTGCCGAAAGAATGCAGGGACACTTATGCGAACGGATGGACAAGGAAGACTTCATTCTCATTGATGGAGCCGGTCACTGGGTACAGCAAGAACGCAGCAGCCAAGTGGTGAATCAGATACTCCGGTTCTTAAGAAAG AACGGCTTTTAA